Below is a genomic region from Kribbella qitaiheensis.
ATCCACAAGGTACGACGGCAATCGCAAAGACAAATGACCGATTGGCTGTCAACAAGCGTCAGGACGCCAGCGGAAACCCGCTCGATAGTCACCCGCGCGGCTGGAGCCAGCTCTCTACACCGGCAAGGCCGGTCGCGATCAACTCGGCGGGCGCGTCACTGGTCTCGAGCGAGGTCCGCGCGATGTCGGCCAACTGCTCGTCCGACAGCCCCATCTCGGTCCGCGCCCGCGAGTACTCGTCGTACAGGCCGACGCCGAACATCAACGGATCGTCGGAGCCGAGCGAGCACCGGACACCGGCGGCCAGCAAGGCCGGCAGCGGGTGCTCGGCCAGCGACGGCACGATGCCGAGCAACAGGTTCGAGGTCGGGCAGACGTCGAGTGAGACCCCGCGAGCGGCCAGAAACTCCAGTACTGCGGGGTCCTCGGCGGCGCGGACGCCATGCGCGATCCGGGTGGCGCCGAGGTCCTCCGCGGCGGAGCGGACGTCGTCCGGACCGGAGAGTTCACCGGCATGGGGAGCCGCCGTCAGGCCGGCCTCGCGGGCAATCGCGAACGCCTTGGCATAGGCGGCGGCCGGCGCGACGGTGTCGTTCCCGGTCATCCCGAGGGCGTGCACGCCGCGGCCCGCATAGCGCGCCGCGTACCGCGCAAGGTCCTCAGCCGCTTCCGGCGTGCCGTGCCGGGAAGCCGCCATCGTCAGCCCGAAGCCCACCCCGTACTCCGAACCAGCGGCGAACCCCTCGGACAGCACGAGCTCCATCACCTCGTCGGGTTCGCCGAGCGGACTGAAGACATGCGGATTGAAATGCCCTTGGACCCAGACACCTCCATCAGCGGCAACGTCCGCGACGATCTCCCGCACCATCCGACGCATGTTCTCCGGTCGCGCGGTACACAGGTCGAAGGCGGCCTGAAAGAGCCGTTGGAACTCGGTGAAGCTCCCGAAAACGCGGGGATCCGGAGTCTCGATCCCTTCGGCGACGGCCAGCTCCGCCATCGTCGTCTGCCGCATCGCTCCGAGTAGATGGATATGCAGTTCGGCCTTCGGCAACAGCCGAAGATCCCGGTCCCCAGTATGCCTCATCAAGTCACTCTAGTCGACCCTCCGGAAACGCCAAACTCTTTATCCACAAGGGAAAATTCAGTCCGGAAGCATCGGGACAGTCAGCCCCTGATCGCGGCCGAGAAGGGTCCCGCGAGTGACGGCGTTGGAGCCGAATCTGTCCCGGAGTTGGTCCAATGCGCTGTCCAACTCGTCGTTGGCTGCCTTGTCGTACGGGAGCGCCAGTTGCAAGGTCGCCTCGTTCTCCAGGTTGCCGACCGAGATGCCGACCATCGTGATGCCCTGCTTCTCGATCATCGGCCGGGCCGCCGCCATCAACGATCGCGCGGTGATCAGGATCGCCCGTGTCTGACCGGTTGCCTGCGGCAATGTATGTGACCGGGTGGCCCGGCTGAAGTCGTCGAACCGCAACCGCAGGGTGACCGTCCGGCCGGCTCGTTCCGCCGACCGCATCCGCCGGGTGACCCGATCCACCAATCCGGCCAGCACGGCGTCCAGTGTCTCCGCGGACTTGGGCGACCTCCCGAGTGCACGCTGGGAGCCGATCGACCGACGCCGCTTGCCGACCTCGATCGGGCGCGGATCGCGGTTGTGAGCCAGCGCGTGCAGATGCCGCCCCGATGCCCGGCCGAGCATCGCGATCAACGCCGCCTCCGGCAGGATCGCCACATCCCCGACGGTGGTCAGCCCGCGGTTGCGCAGCTTCTCCGCGGTCACCTCGCCGACGCCCCAAAGCCGCTCGACCGCCAACGGATGCAGGAATTCCAGCTCCCCGTCCGGTGGCACCACCAGCAACCCGTCCGGCTTCGCGACCCCGCTGGCCACCTTCGCCAGGAACTTCGTCCGGGCCACGCCGACCGTGATCGGCAGGCCGACGCGAGCCAGCACCTCGGCCCGCAGCCGCCGCGCGATGTCGATCGGTGGGCCGGCGATCTTGCGCAGCCCGCCGACATCGAGGAACGCCTCGTCGATCGACAAGCCCTCGACCAGTGGCGTGGTGTCCTCGAACACCTTGAAGACCGCCTTGCTGGCTTCGGAGTACGCCGACATTCGTGGCTGGACGATGATCGCGCCCGGGCAACGGCGGAGCGCCTGGCCGCCGTTCATCGCAGTACGGACGCCGTAGGCCTTCGCTTCGTAGCTGCAGGCGAGCACGACGCCGGCACCGACGATCACCGGGCGGCCGCGCAGGCGCGGGTCGTCGCGCTGCTCGACCGACGCGTAGAACGCGTCCAGATCGGCATGCAGGATCTCCGCCTCCAAACCTGATGACACGAACATATGTTCGCATAATCATCACCGAATCCACTAGTGATCGCGGCCGGGCCGACTAGGGAGAAATGCTGAGGCGAACTGTCGGTGCGACAGGACAGAATGCAAGTTATGGACCTGTCGAGCTATCGCCTGCTGTGGAAGAACCGGCCGGTCATGACCCTGATGGGAGCGGCCCTGCTGGCGCGACTCCCGGTGATGGCGGCGCTGGTCCCGGTGTCCTTCCTGGCCAAGGACGCCGCCGGCAACTTCGGCTGGGCCGGTGTCGTCGCCGGTGCCTATTCAGTCGGTATGGCGATAGGCGGGCCCATCTGGTCCAGGCTTGCCGACCGGCGAGGCGGCCGGTGGGTCGTCATCGGCACCGGAGTCGCCTGGGGTGTGGGGATGGCAGTGCTCGCCCTGCTGCCGAGCGACTGGTACAGGTTGATGCCGGTCATCACAGCGCTCACCGGGATCGTCGTAGCGCCTGTCACCGCGACCTGTCGAGCTGCGTGGCCGCGACTGGTCCAGGGGACTCAGTTGCGCACGGTGTACGCGCTGGACGCGACTGCGCAGGAGGTGGTCTTCTCTGTCGGCCCGATGCTGGGCGCTCTTGCCGTCAGCTTCGCCAACCCGCGCGCCGGCGTGCTGGCTGCTGCCGTGCTGGCCGGTGGATCGATCTGGTGGTTCGGGTTGCGGCAGCCGCCGGCACTCGCACATGACGAGTCCGCGGGTGCTCGGCTGACCGCGCCACAGTTGCTCTGGCATCGGCACAGGTTGCCGCTGATCCTCTCCTTCGGCTTGTGCGTGACCGCATTCGCATCAGTCTCGCTGGGCATCGTGGCCTTCGCTGACGACCACGGCAACAGATTGATCGCAGGTGTACTCGAGACCGTCTGGGCGATCGGCAGTCTGCTCGGCGGGCTGGTGATGGGTGCACTCCCCGGCAAGCGCGACTCGTACGTCTGGCGCCGGGCTCTGCTGGTCTCGCTCGGGATGCTGTGTTGCGTCTTCGCTACCCGGTCGACGGTGTCGCTCGCTATCGGCCTGCTGCTGGCCGGCTGCGTGCTGGCGCCGACAGTCGGTGCCATGTACGAGCGCCTCGGTGCGCTGACTCCCGACTCGGTCCGGACCGAGGTCTTCGGCTGGATGACGAGTATCGGGATGGTCGGCGGTGCGGTCGGCTCCTCGGTCGCGGGCCAGGTGGTCGAGTCGCTCGGCGTCGAGTACGTCTGGGTTCTCGCCGCCGTCCTGACCTTCCTGGCGGCGGCCACCATGTTCCGGATCCCGCCCCACCACCCCGCCTCGGAGGAGCTGATCCCCGAGGCGGCGGTGGCGATCTGAGCGGTTCAGGTTTGACCTGAACGTTCAGGCCGGGCGGTAGACGGTGTGCAGTACGCCGGTGGTGAACGTGGTGCTCGAGACCAATTCGAGCGGCTGGGTCTCGCCCTCGTCGAACAACCGCTGGCCGTGCCCGACGGCGATCGGGTGAACGAGCAGGTGCAGCTCGTCCAGCACCTTCGCCCGAAGCAGTGAGCGCACCAAGGTGACGCTGCCGACCGTGTTGATGTCACGGCCCGGCTGGCTCTTCATCTCAGTCAGAGTCTCGAGCGGATCGCCCGTCAGCAGCGTCGAGTTCTGCCACTCGTCGACGCTGTCCAGCGTGCT
It encodes:
- a CDS encoding dihydrofolate reductase family protein, coding for MRKIVAGLFISLDGVVEAPETWHFPYFNDEMGAVVGSLSEAADTMLLGRNTYQMFAGYWPNVGPDEEMAAQMNDTQKLVVSSTLDSVDEWQNSTLLTGDPLETLTEMKSQPGRDINTVGSVTLVRSLLRAKVLDELHLLVHPIAVGHGQRLFDEGETQPLELVSSTTFTTGVLHTVYRPA
- the dinB gene encoding DNA polymerase IV, whose amino-acid sequence is MFVSSGLEAEILHADLDAFYASVEQRDDPRLRGRPVIVGAGVVLACSYEAKAYGVRTAMNGGQALRRCPGAIIVQPRMSAYSEASKAVFKVFEDTTPLVEGLSIDEAFLDVGGLRKIAGPPIDIARRLRAEVLARVGLPITVGVARTKFLAKVASGVAKPDGLLVVPPDGELEFLHPLAVERLWGVGEVTAEKLRNRGLTTVGDVAILPEAALIAMLGRASGRHLHALAHNRDPRPIEVGKRRRSIGSQRALGRSPKSAETLDAVLAGLVDRVTRRMRSAERAGRTVTLRLRFDDFSRATRSHTLPQATGQTRAILITARSLMAAARPMIEKQGITMVGISVGNLENEATLQLALPYDKAANDELDSALDQLRDRFGSNAVTRGTLLGRDQGLTVPMLPD
- the add gene encoding adenosine deaminase, translating into MRHTGDRDLRLLPKAELHIHLLGAMRQTTMAELAVAEGIETPDPRVFGSFTEFQRLFQAAFDLCTARPENMRRMVREIVADVAADGGVWVQGHFNPHVFSPLGEPDEVMELVLSEGFAAGSEYGVGFGLTMAASRHGTPEAAEDLARYAARYAGRGVHALGMTGNDTVAPAAAYAKAFAIAREAGLTAAPHAGELSGPDDVRSAAEDLGATRIAHGVRAAEDPAVLEFLAARGVSLDVCPTSNLLLGIVPSLAEHPLPALLAAGVRCSLGSDDPLMFGVGLYDEYSRARTEMGLSDEQLADIARTSLETSDAPAELIATGLAGVESWLQPRG
- a CDS encoding MFS transporter, producing the protein MDLSSYRLLWKNRPVMTLMGAALLARLPVMAALVPVSFLAKDAAGNFGWAGVVAGAYSVGMAIGGPIWSRLADRRGGRWVVIGTGVAWGVGMAVLALLPSDWYRLMPVITALTGIVVAPVTATCRAAWPRLVQGTQLRTVYALDATAQEVVFSVGPMLGALAVSFANPRAGVLAAAVLAGGSIWWFGLRQPPALAHDESAGARLTAPQLLWHRHRLPLILSFGLCVTAFASVSLGIVAFADDHGNRLIAGVLETVWAIGSLLGGLVMGALPGKRDSYVWRRALLVSLGMLCCVFATRSTVSLAIGLLLAGCVLAPTVGAMYERLGALTPDSVRTEVFGWMTSIGMVGGAVGSSVAGQVVESLGVEYVWVLAAVLTFLAAATMFRIPPHHPASEELIPEAAVAI